A DNA window from Brassica napus cultivar Da-Ae chromosome C1, Da-Ae, whole genome shotgun sequence contains the following coding sequences:
- the LOC106373554 gene encoding uncharacterized protein LOC106373554, translating to MVERLPGVAPPFRRSNPDSYADTPFVEEIASVEMPRKFSFPSIKMYDGTGDPDDHITQYKQRILAVALPKESHEATMCKGFGSTLIGPALQWYINFPTGSISSFTGLSDKFVEQFASSRSLEKTSDGLYEILQYRVEPLRDYIARFNQEKVAVPECSIPTTISAFKRGLLPDGGLYKELTMYPCKTMEDVFSRAWAQVKWEEDVASRAKAQPKQDQRSARSDRGDREERSSQKGSKDSGSRNRGRFQYRPQEKEEGMSVSTLPDILHLLVSTLELVNALKQMGQHVKWPPKMKAPDSFRNPELWCDFHHDHGHKTEDCIALRIEVNQLLQKGYLREFFSEKAKAHLSKETAGKPKGAAPTSPPRQDRVIHVISGGSEVSGVSHAAAKKSTCNAKHGLETTQPKRLLLGTDEISFTAKEQEKILAPHHDALVISLTVANCLVKIIPVDNGSSSNITFQTAYQDLGLEESTLTRKVTPLIGFNGEVKQTAREAILPVYAEGVNMSTKFLVVDCQSAYNMILGRPWIHAMGAVPSTFHQMVKFPTPWGIRIIRGDQENSRSCYQTTLKGKTKVL from the coding sequence ATGGTAGAACGCCTACCGGGAGTAGCTCCCCCATTCCGGAGGAGCAATCCAGATTCCTACGCCGATACCCCCTTCGTGGAGGAAATCGCCTCAGTCGAGATGCCTAGAAAGTTCTCCTTCCCTAGCATCAAGATGTATGATGGTACTGGCGACCCCGACGATCACATCACGCAGTACAAGCAAAGGATCTTGGCGGTTGCACTCCCTAAGGAGTCTCACGAAGCCACGATGTGCAAAGGGTTCGGTTCCACTCTGATCGGACCTGCCTTGCAATGGTACATCAATTTCCCCACCGGGTCCATATCTTCCTTCACAGGCCTGAGCGACAAATTCGTGGAGCAATTCGCAAGCAGTAGGAGCCTGGAGAAGACTTCAGATGGTCTCTACGAGATCCTCCAGTATCGAGTGGAACCCCTGCGAGActacatagcccgcttcaaCCAGGAGAAAGTGGCGGTCCCCGAATGCAGCATCCCTACCACGATCTCTGCCTTCAAAAGAGGTCTACTTCCAGATGGGGGGCTATACAAAGAGTTAACCATGTACCCTTGCAAGACCATGGAAGATGTGTTTTCCCGAGCCTGGGCGCAGGTGAAGTGGGAGGAAGATGTGGCTAGCCGTGCCAAGGCTCAGCCAAAGCAGGACCAAAGGTCAGCCCGATCAGATCGAGGAGACCGAGAGGAAAGATCCTCCCAGAAAGGATCCAAAGACTCTGGTAGTAGGAACAGGGGCAGGTTCCAGTACCGGCctcaagagaaggaagaagggaTGTCGGTATCTACCTTGCCCGATATCCTCCATCTCTTAGTATCAACGCTAGAGCTAGTCAACGCACTGAAACAGATGGGCCAACATGTTAAGTGGCCTCCAAAGATGAAAGCACCTGACTCGTTCCGGAACCCGGAACTTTGGTGTGACTTCCATCACGATCATGGCCACAAAACCGAAGACTGCATCGCCCTGAGGATCGAGGTCAACCAACTACTCCAAAAGGGGTATCTCCGAGAATTCTTCTCAGAGAAAGCCAAGGCCCACCTCAGCAAAGAGACAGCAGGGAAACCCAAAGGAGCTGCACCAACCTCACCACCTCGCCAAGATCGGGTGATCCATGTCATATCCGGAGGTTCGGAAGTAAGCGGAGTGAGTCACGCAGCCGCAAAGAAAAGCACCTGTAACGCTAAGCATGGTCTGGAAACGACCCAACCAAAGCGCCTACTTCTAGGCACCGACGAGATAAGCTTCACAGCTAAGGAGCAAGAGAAGATCCTAGCTCCCCACCATGATGCTCTAGTTATCTCTCTCACCGTAGCAAACTGCTTGGTGAAAATAATACCAGTAGACAACGGCAGCTCCAGCAACATTACCTTCCAGACGGCATACCAAGATCTAGGGCTGGAGGAGAGCACCCTGACGCGCAAGGTAACACCACTCATCGGGTTCAACGGCGAGGTCAAGCAAACCGCCAGAGAGGCTATCCTCCCAGTATACGCTGAAGGGGTCAACATGTCTACCAAATTCCTGGTCGTAGATTGCCAATCGGCATATAACATGATCTTGGGACGACCATGGATTCACGCCATGGGAGCAGTCCCTTCAACCTTTCATCAGATGGTGAAGTTCCCTACACCCTGGGGCATCAGAATAATCAGGGGAGACCAGGAGAACTCTCGATCCTGCTACCAGACCACCCTAAAGGGGaagaccaaggtcttatag